A genome region from Manihot esculenta cultivar AM560-2 chromosome 5, M.esculenta_v8, whole genome shotgun sequence includes the following:
- the LOC110614735 gene encoding DNA replication ATP-dependent helicase/nuclease JHS1 isoform X3, translating to MGPRKKLKYSTPATKKSNSNQQRSQQPVKHGIQHFFQRHTQNALSASQSCTSSHPQLPSSASSTIAQNPHVAPDNPKQPPHSSATLNPCNAAPQTVHGPANGIAPNSAASTLPVLKAPITSPPIHPDIANGSNARIFDAKNALQDLPSENVMTNDMDAAKDCPADISPEISKSVSLDLHRFKFSPGMLIKQSQDDGGEEITWRISPVNERLQAVSKHLPEVTKFWADTSKINSLSMRPCSLNTTSHIAGKVDKQLSSSIQEATETTLLPANGDNLKRVNPFQDMAIHVSVSDMNGSLATRQSPFRTPPSLSYCHERCDEPSNQPILRQHKKALLELLDQVEDVISVEDSVLIGNKAYSPTDQQINGTEMALKSSPLVPREAPVPQEKLTRSTSNHKFLILEVSEKHRPADSSGAHCPYKVLRLLNEQTGEERSVYLHGEWFYSVIAPGDTVNVIGEFDDQGNCEVDHDNNLLIVHPDILVSGTRVAASFSCARRSVLDERLKCSEQSDAALIGTLLHQIFQAGLMDEKPTAKYLEGYAKVALQKNIETLYACGVNENDMLKTLVEAIPKILNWIILFKGSQDSKAPIVDFGSDYGLKNLKISEVIDIEEMAWAPKYGLKGIIDASVRVKVESSGNEVNEKILPLEFKTGKVPNGQSSVEHCAQVILYTLLMSERYLKHIDSGILHYLQSDQTQGIMVRRSDVVGLIMRRNELASDILKASKIQQLPPVLQSPSMCRNCRHLAVCTIYHKVHGGSKESSGLGDLYDSRVHHLSAAHCAFLQQWDRLIDLEAKETQLVKSEIWHSNGIKSDRSTNCISSIVLDSSNGLSHQKSLKDNRFIYRFVPQMVPSHNVCVSNGDSVDAPSPPRHGLDCTLKIGDYVILSTESGHQTVASGVITDIGQFHVSVSLSKRLRLPSSNSVPEANDLLQEVWRIDKDETMTSFSVMRSNLVQLFLQAEQSSHLRKIVVDLEPPRFDSGCVFSQDPAISYIWSVKSLNGDQRRAILKILTAKDYALILGMPGTGKTSTMVYAVKALLMRGASILLTSYTNSAVDNLLIKLKAQGIDFLRIGRHEAVNEEVRANCFSAMDIQSIEEISLRFDQVKVVAVTCLGVTSPLLANKKFDICIMDEAGQITLPQISLGPLMFTSKFVLVGDHYQLPPLVQSTEARENGMGISLFCRLSEAHPQAISALQSQYRMCQGIMELSNALIYGDRLRCGSSEIANGKLNFSRLKSCSSWLNEVLNPHRPIVFVNTDKLPAFEAKDSKTVNNPVEAYILAEITQELIKSGIESEDIGIITPYNSQANLIRTTISKISVEINTIDKYQGRDKDCILVSFVRSSENPRNYNSSLLGDWHRINVALTRAKKKLIMVGSCKTLSTIPLLKLLIEKVEEQSGILNVSQKDIKIQEPIVEQNNKF from the exons ATGGGtccaagaaagaaattgaagtACTCAACACCAGCTACAAAGAAATCCAATTCAAATCAACAACGCTCGCAGCAGCCTGTCAAGCATGGCATTCAACATTTCTTCCAGCGCCACACGCAAAACGCTCTTTCAGCCTCTCAAAGTTGCACATCTTCTCATCCACAACTCCCCAGTTCTGCCTCTTCCACCATTGCCCAGAATCCTCATGTTGCTCCCGATAATCCCAAACAGCCCCCTCACTCATCTGCTACTCTTAATCCATGTAATGCAGCCCCCCAAACAGTTCACGGCCCTGCAAATGGGATTGCTCCAAATTCCGCTGCTTCCACTTTACCAGTCCTTAAAGCCCCAATTACTTCGCCTCCAATACATCCTGATATTGCTAATGGATCAAATGCACGGATTTTTGATGCGAAAAATGCTTTACAAGATCTTCCTTCTGAGAATGTCATGACCAATGACATGGATGCCGCCAAGGACTGTCCCGCTGATATCTCACCCGAAATTTCCAAGTCAGTTTCTCTCGATCTCCACCGCTTCAAGTTCTCACCTGGAATG TTAATAAAGCAAAGTCAAGATGATGGAGGTGAAGAGATCACGTGGCGGATATCTCCAGTGAATGAAAGACTGCAGGCTGTGTCGAAGCACTTGCCAGAAGTTACTAAATTCTGGGCGGATACTTCAAAGATTAACTCTTTAAGCATGCGCCCTTGTTCATTAAACACG ACTTCTCACATAGCTGGAAAGGTTGACAAGCAGTTATCTTCATCAATACAGGAGGCCACTGAAACAACTTTATTACCTGCCAATGGAGACAATTTGAAAAGGGTAAACCCATTTCAGGACATGGCAATCCATGTAAGCGTGTCTGATATGAATGGCTCCCTTGCTACCCGACAAAGTCCTTTCAGGACTCCACCATCTCTGTCCTACTGCCACGAAAGG TGCGATGAACCATCCAACCAACCGATTTTGAGACAGCATAAAAAG GCCTTGCTTGAACTTTTAGATCAAGTAGAAGATGTAATTTCTGTCGAAGATTCAGTATTGATTGGCAATAAAGCATATTCACCTACAGATCAACAAATAAATGGCACTGAGATGGCTCTCAAATCTAGTCCTCTGGTACCAAGAGAGGCGCCAGTTCCTCAGGAAAAGTTAACTAGGTCAACATCAAATCATAAATTTCTCATATTGGAG GTGTCTGAGAAGCACAGGCCTGCTGATTCCTCTGGTGCTCATTGCCCATATAAG GTTCTTCGCTTGTTGAATGAGCAGACTGGAGAAGAAAGGTCTGTCTACTTGCATGGAGAGTG GTTTTACAGTGTCATTGCACCGGGAGATACTGTAAATGTGATTGGTGAATTTGATGACCAAGGAAATTGTGAAGTGGACCATGACAATAATCTTTTGATTGTTCACCCTGACATTCTAGTCTCTGGAACTCGG GTTGCTGCAAGTTTCAGTTGTGCCAGACGCAGTGTACTGGATGAGAGGCTAAAATGCAGTGAGCAGTCAGATGCAGCATTAATCGGTACCTTGCTGCACCAAATATTTCAG GCTGGACTTATGGATGAGAAGCCTACTGCAAAATATTTGGAGGGATATGCAAAAGTAGCTCTTCAGAAAAATATTGAGACCTTGTATGCATGTGGAG TCAATGAAAATGATATGTTGAAGACCTTGGTTGAGGCTATTCCAAAAATATTAAACTGGATCATCCTATTCAAAGGTTCACAG GATTCAAAAGCCCCTATTGTTGATTTTGGTTCTGATTATGGATTGAAAAACCTAAAAATATCTGAG GTCATTGATATTGAGGAGATGGCATGGGCCCCAAAATATGGCTTGAAGGGAATAATCGATGCTTCTGTTAGAGTAAAAGTAGAGTCATCTGGAAATGAAGTCAATGAGAAGATTTTGCCACTAGAGTTTAAAACTGGAAAAGTTCCCAATGGACAG TCATCCGTGGAACACTGTGCTCAAGTCATCTTGTACACTCTCCTTATGTCTGAAAG GTACCTAAAACATATCGATTCTGGCATTTTACATTATCTCCAGTCAGATCAGACACAG ggaaTTATGGTGCGAAGGTCTGATGTGGTTGGGCTAATTATGCGTCGTAATGAGCTTGCAAGTGACATACTCAAGGCATCAAAAATACAACAATTGCCCCCAGTGCTACAG AGTCCAAGCATGTGCAGAAATTGCCGTCACCTTGCTGTTTGTACCATCTATCACAAG GTGCATGGTGGAAGCAAAGAAAGTAGTGGGCTGGGTGATTTGTATGATTCACGTGTTCACCATTTGAGTGCTGCTCATTGTGCTTTCCTCCAACAGTGGGATCGGTTAATTGACTTAGAGGCTAAAGAGACACAA CTTGTAAAAAGTGAAATATGGCATTCAAATGGCATCAAGAGTGATCGCTCCACTAATTGCATTTCTTCTATTGTTCTTGATTCTTCAAATGGGCTTTCACATCAAAAGTCTCTCAAGGATAATCGATTCATCTATCGTTTTGTGCCTCAGATGGTGCCTTCTCACAATGTCTGTGTCTCTAATGGAGATTCTGTGGATGCACCATCTCCACCAAGGCATGGTTTAGATTGTACACTTAAAATTGGAGACTATGTG aTTCTTAGTACTGAATCTGGTCATCAGACTGTTGCAAGTGGAGTCATAACAGATATTGGTCAGTTTCATGTTTCT GTTTCCTTGTCTAAGCGCTTAAGACTTCCCAGTAGTAATTCTGTTCCAGAAGCAAATGATCTCCTTCAGGAGGTGTGGCGGATTGATAAGGATGAAACCATGACTTCATTTTCAGTTATGAG GTCCAACCTTGTACAACTTTTTCTTCAGGCTGAGCAGAGTTCTCATCTTAGGAAGATAGTTGTTGACCTTGAG CCTCCTAGATTTGATAGCGGGTGTGTATTTAGCCAAGATCCAGCAATATCTTATATTTGGTCAGTGAAGAGTTTAAATGGTGATCAGCGTCGAGCAATTCTTAAG ATACTTACTGCTAAGGATTATGCTTTAATACTTGGAATGCCTGGGACAGGCAAGACATCTACTATGGTTTATGCTGTCAAGGCCTTGTTGATGAGAGGTGCATCCATTTTGCTTACATCCTACACAAACTCTGCTGTTGATAATTTACTAATCAAATTGAAAGCACAG GGTATTGATTTTCTACGTATTGGAAGACATGAAGCTGTTAATGAAGAAGTTAGGGCCAATTGCTTTTCAG CAATGGACATACAGAGCATTGAAGAAATTAGCCTAAGATTTGACCAAGTCAAAGTTGTTGCAGTAACTTGTTTGGGGGTTACTAGTCCCTTGCTTGCAAACAAGAAATTTGACATATGTATCATGGATGAAGCTGGGCAGATCACTCTCCCA CAGATATCCCTTGGACCCTTGATGTTTACTTCAAAGTTTGTTCTTGTTGGTGATCATTATCAATTGCCTCCACTTGTCCAG AGTACAGAGGCTCGAGAGAATGGAATGGGGATAAGTTTGTTTTGCAGGCTCTCTGAAGCACATCCTCAGGCAATTTCAGCCTTGCAAAGCCAG TATCGAATGTGTCAAGGCATTATGGAACTATCAAATGCTTTGATATACGGTGATAGATTGCGTTGTGGCTCCTCTGAAATAGCTAATGGCAAACTTAATTTTTCAAGATTAAAATCTTGTTCGTCATGGCTAAATGAG GTTTTGAATCCACACAGGCCCATTGTATTTGTTAACACAG ATAAGTTGCCAGCTTTTGAGGCAAAAGATTCGAAGACTGTGAATAACCCAGTGGAGGCTTACATACTCGCAGAG ATCACGCAGGAATTAATTAAAAGTGGAATTGAAAGTGAAGATATTGGAATCATTACCCCCTATAACTCCCAGGCAAATCTCATCAGAACTACTATTTCCAAAATCTCTGTGGAGATAAATACAATTGATAAGTACCAG GGAAGGGATAAGGATTGCATATTGGTATCCTTTGTTAGGTCCAGTGAAAATCCAAGAAATTATAATTCCTCACTGCTTGGTGATTGGCATAGGATTAATGTGGCGCTCACACGTGCGAAG AAAAAATTGATTATGGTGGGATCATGTAAAACCCTTTCAACCATCCCATTGCTTAAGCTTCTCATTGAGAAAGTAGAGGAGCAGTCTGGCATTCTGAATGTGTCCCAGAAGGATATTAAGATCCAAGAGCCCATTGTAGAGCAAAACAATAAATTTTGA